GAAGATGCGCTCGGGAAGTGCCTGGAAGATGGCCGGGGTAAGCAGGCCGACTTCCATGCCGATCAGGCCGAAGACGATGCCGTTGGCGGCCAGGGCAAATGCCACTGGGTAGCCGAAGAGCAGGAAAAGGACCAGGGAGCCGAACATCAACGGCGCCATGTTGGCGATAATAAATTCCATTATTTGGCCTCCTTGGCTTTGGTGGCGGCGATGGCGGCAGCCAGTTCTTCTTCTGGTGTCGGCCCTTTTTCCTTGTTGTTTGGATCTTCGATCAGGCCCGCCAGGAAGGCGATGCGCTTGATCAGTTCGGATACCCCTTGCAGGGCCAGCAGGGCAAAGCCGATCGGCAGAAGGATCTTGACCGGCCAGCGCAGCAGGCCGCCGGCATTGGCCGACATTTCATTGATTTTCATCGAGTCGGCAACCAGCGGGATCGACAGCCAGAGCACCAGAACAACCATGGGCAGCAGGAAGAAGAGGGTGCCGATGATGTCGATTACGGCCAGGCCGCGCGGGGAAAGCTTGCCCGAGAGTACGTCGATGCGAACGTGTTCGTTGCGTTGCAGGGTGTAGGGTGAGCAGAGCAGGAAGACCGCGGCAAACAGGTACCACTGGATTTCCAGCAAGCCATTCGAACTGTAGTTGAAAATGAAGCGTACAACCGCATTGCTGGAACTGACGACGGTCATCACCAGTACCAGCCAAAATGCGCCTTTGCCGACACGCTCAATGAGTCTGTCGATAAGCTGCGAGAGCTTGAGCAGAAGGGTCACGAAAAGTCCTCCTCGGGTTGATAAAATGCCGGCTTCTGAAATGTCCGGGGTCAATGGAAAATCCCACTGACTGAAATTTACAACGAAGGGAGTCGTTGATCCATGGTGGAAATCCCTACAAATCAGCCAACCCGGATTTGTCTTGTCCGGCACGGCGAAACCGAGTGGAATGCCGAGCGACGGATTCAAGGTCAAATCGATATCGGCCTGAATCAAACCGGCCTGCGCCAGGCGGAGGCCGCAGGGCGGTGGCTAAGCTCGGCTGGTATCACTGCACTTTATAGCAGCGACCTCAAGCGTGCGCGTACGACAGCGGAGGCGATTGGTGCGCATCTGGGGCTTGTCCCGGCGTTGTTGCCAGAAATGCGCGAGCGACGCTACGGTGTGTTCGAAGGGCTGACCTATGCCGAGGCGCAGGCACGATTTCCGGATGGCTATGCCGCGTTCGAAGGGCGTAACGCCGATTACAACTTCGAAAACGGCGAGAGTCTGCGCGAGATGTATGCCCGAGTCACCGGCAAGCTTGTCGAGGTGGCTGCCGCCCATGTCGGGCAGCGCGTTGTGATTGTCCTGCACGGTGGAGTACTCGATATCGTCAATCGTTTTGTCCGGGGGCGGGGGCTGGATGCGCAGCGTGATTTTTTGATTCCAAATGCCGGGTTGAACTGGATTGCCACGGTCGACGGGCGTTGGCATATCGAAACCTGGGGTGAAACCGGGCATCTTGAAGCCGGTGCCCTTGATGAACTCCCGTCGTGATAAAATTCCTGCCCTTTTCAATGGCTTGAGGCAATCCCCATGTTTTCCGCGAAAGATACCCTCGCAAAAGTTGATCCCGAACTCTGGCAGGCCGTCCAGGCAGAAGTCCAGCGCCAGGAAGACCACATCGAACTGATCGCGTCTGAAAACTACGTGAGCAAGGCAGTGATGGAAGCCCAAGGCTCCCAGCTGACCAACAAGTACGCCGAAGGCTATCCGGGCAAGCGCTACTACGGTGGCTGCGAACATGTTGACGTCGCCGAGCAGATCGCCATCGATCGTATCAAGGCCCTGTTCGGTGCCGATGCCGCCAACGTTCAGCCGAACTCCGGTTCGCAAGCCAACCAGGCTGTGCTGATGGCTTTCTGCAAGCCGGGCGACACGATCATGGGCATGAGCCTGGCCGAAGGCGGTCACCTGACCCACGGCATGCCGCTCAACATGTCCGGCAAGTGGTTCAACGTCGTCTCCTACGGCCTGAACGAAAAGGAAGAAATCGACT
The sequence above is drawn from the Dechloromonas sp. TW-R-39-2 genome and encodes:
- a CDS encoding TRAP transporter small permease subunit — its product is MTLLLKLSQLIDRLIERVGKGAFWLVLVMTVVSSSNAVVRFIFNYSSNGLLEIQWYLFAAVFLLCSPYTLQRNEHVRIDVLSGKLSPRGLAVIDIIGTLFFLLPMVVLVLWLSIPLVADSMKINEMSANAGGLLRWPVKILLPIGFALLALQGVSELIKRIAFLAGLIEDPNNKEKGPTPEEELAAAIAATKAKEAK
- a CDS encoding histidine phosphatase family protein, whose product is MVEIPTNQPTRICLVRHGETEWNAERRIQGQIDIGLNQTGLRQAEAAGRWLSSAGITALYSSDLKRARTTAEAIGAHLGLVPALLPEMRERRYGVFEGLTYAEAQARFPDGYAAFEGRNADYNFENGESLREMYARVTGKLVEVAAAHVGQRVVIVLHGGVLDIVNRFVRGRGLDAQRDFLIPNAGLNWIATVDGRWHIETWGETGHLEAGALDELPS